The Pungitius pungitius chromosome 15, fPunPun2.1, whole genome shotgun sequence nucleotide sequence CGTttgaatgtgtgtagttttagaCGTGTTCCTGATTTAAAAACGTCATTCTGAGAGCGCACTGATTTCCCCCGTGTGCGTTGATCAAGGTTAAACCCCTCGGACCATCTGGAGCGGCCCTGGCTTACGGATGGGTAACTAATAATTGAGCGGGTAACTAAATATTCAAAAACACTACGTAATCCCGGCGTACATTGCTCCACCGTCTGCATTACCTAATCCCAGAAGCCATCGCGGGGAGGGCGGGGACATGGCAAGTTGTCAGGGCAACCTGCATGTCATTAAAACATACCCCACCCACTCCGTCCttcccagccaatcagaggccgtAGAAATGACATCATTGTTATTTTCAGTAGAGCTGCAGCTTAGAGGTGGATAAAGTTCGTCTCCACGTTGGAAGTGATAGAAAGTATTATCGCCGTTCGGACCCGGATtcggatttttttttgggggggaaggaAGATCCGTCGAAGCGGGACCTTGAAAGTGTGAAATACACCGAGGAACCGGCGAAGGGGGAAGAAAAGACGGGTTTTGTTGATGATCACGCCGTAACcataaaaaaagttttctcgGGACACGAAGTTGTCAAGTGAGTTGAACTTCAACAATAGGCGGATTCTATCACAAGACGGTCGCGATCGAGGGAGGCGCagagcacatgtgtgtttgttggtttgtcgCAATAACAGAAAGGAGAACAAACCTCATTCAAGGTGATTTAAAACTTTTATGTCCAGAAAAATGGAAGCGACGTTTTACGACGAAGCCGTGAATGGCTCCGGCTCTCAGCATGACGGGCCGACGGTGTATGGGTTCAACCCCAAAACCCTCAAACAGACCATGACGCTCAACCTCAACGACCCGAAAAACTTCAAGCCCCAGCTGAGCGCCAAGGCCCTGGACATCCTGACGTCCCCAGACGTCGGCTTGCTGAAGCTCGCCTCGCCTGAACTGGAGAGATTAATCATCCAGTCCTGCACCGGGCTGACGACGCCCACCCCGACCCAGTTCGTCTGTCCCAAGAACATCACCGACGAGCAGGAGGGCTTCGCGGAAGGCTTCGTGAGGGCCCTGGCGGAGCTCCACTACCACCAGCAGCCCGcaccccccgccgccgcctccgccgccgccgccgcccacgGTGACGCACAGACGGGCGCGAACAGCAGCATGGGATCCGGCTCCGCCGCGTCCGAGGGCGACGGGATTCCCTTCAGCTGCACGGTGCGCAGCGACCCGCCGGCGTACACGAACCTGGGGGCGTTCAGCCGGGCCGCGGGTTCCGCGTCCGCACCTGCCGGCGAGAGGAACCCGCCGATGAGCTACGCGTCCGCCCCGCACCCGTCCCACAGCAACATggaccacctggcggcggcggcggcgcagcACTCGCGGCTACACGCGCTCAAGGAGGAGCCGCAGACGGTGCCCGAGATGTCCGGCGACACCCCGCCGCTCTCCCCCATCaacatggagaagcaggagCGAATCAAAGCGGAGAGGAAGCGCATGAGGAACAGGGTGGCCGCGTCAAAATGCCGGAAAAGGAAGCTGGAAAGGATCTCCCGGCTGGAGGACCGGGTGAAAAACCTGAAATGCCAAAACACGGAGTTAGTTTCCTCTGCCAACGTCCTGCGGGACGAGCTGGCGCTGCTCAAGCAGAAGGTCATGGACCACGTTAACAGCGGCTGCCAGCTCATTTTGACGCAGCAGCTCCAGGCTTATTAGACTACCAtgagtgggggggaaaaaaaacccagggaCATTTCTTGTGGACCAAATTCAAATCCCTGCGTCTGTGTGACATTATCCACCAAAATGAACCGCTCAAACTGAAATCTAAGTTTCTACAAATAGCAAGAATGGACACTGATGACATACTTGTAATTGCTCAGTGCGATGAATTATTACAGAGCAGAGGCCAATGGACAAAGCACAGGGGGCCGCATATGCTTCAAATACCCCTCTGATGTGGCTTAagagttcttttgtttttaaaatgccccaccccccacactaAAAACTACAATATGTATACGTTCAAATCTGGGAAGCATGGCAAGTGTCCATACCTACAGCTAATATGATATTGTCCCAGGCAGCCTGGCGGTGTgacagagcatgtgtgtgtgggatcaGATTGCAAAttgacagaaaaaacaaaaaaaacaatgtgtacGAGGCGTTTCCCTGCAACCCCCCACCACGATGTCAAGTAGCAATTTATGCACAAATACTTGAGTCCAGCACTGAGTATCCCACCAGCGACTATACAGCATGACCAGATCGACACTAACACAAATCACACCTTTACGCGAGGACTCCTATAGGGGTGTGTGTAGCGTTTCCTGACATAACCTGCCTTACTTTCTTAACCCCTCTTTTGTTCATACAACTTTGTGACATAGAACTGAAGTAACCCTTTTTAATATTTGTACGCTGTCTTTTGAGCACTTCCGAACTGTAAATATGATCAAATAAAAACGTCGGACACGCGagatgtgtgtattttcttCGTCTCCTGAATAATTGATCATCGAATGCGTTCTTATGAAGCCCCTCACAGGTTTGTTATTgaaggaacgggggggggggggggacgccgcgTCACCAAGTGCCGTGTGTCGCGCTCGTAATGGTCGCTGAGTCTACGCGGCCGCTGATTGGACGGCGAGGTGCCGGAAGTGAGCAGCAGGCAGCCAAATATGGCGAGAGGTCCACAGTGCGCACTGGGACGGTGGGTGAGTCATGGCCCTCCCACTACAGCTGGCGACAGCCTACAGGGAAAGCTACGGGGCATAAGCGGGTCTGTTTACACACTTGGGACGTGTTGCGGTAGAGGAGA carries:
- the LOC119209630 gene encoding transcription factor Jun-like — translated: MSRKMEATFYDEAVNGSGSQHDGPTVYGFNPKTLKQTMTLNLNDPKNFKPQLSAKALDILTSPDVGLLKLASPELERLIIQSCTGLTTPTPTQFVCPKNITDEQEGFAEGFVRALAELHYHQQPAPPAAASAAAAAHGDAQTGANSSMGSGSAASEGDGIPFSCTVRSDPPAYTNLGAFSRAAGSASAPAGERNPPMSYASAPHPSHSNMDHLAAAAAQHSRLHALKEEPQTVPEMSGDTPPLSPINMEKQERIKAERKRMRNRVAASKCRKRKLERISRLEDRVKNLKCQNTELVSSANVLRDELALLKQKVMDHVNSGCQLILTQQLQAY